Proteins co-encoded in one Odontesthes bonariensis isolate fOdoBon6 chromosome 24, fOdoBon6.hap1, whole genome shotgun sequence genomic window:
- the tdrd15 gene encoding tudor domain-containing protein 15: protein MQSLLCTDHEKSQDSGPSATCALWPVDLRLTHLDWSPEATLIHFQGQYLTTCELDYNILQREIQNVPKSRAAVDIGEFCLVEDLTSARWFRGRVQNRKEDLFDVFLIDYGNVLSVDIAHISSCSNDLLFLPPKIVCGFLSNVLLLQSCSHSFVDYLSSLTGKSIKGFMQAVLPHSVILLEALDINNDLVQHGFGRHVDTDTFLLLVEMLTDMPLKQNIPPPPDLIIDKSRQQQFSFKSYSLKGYKDFLSFCGPRLSCGTSAKVRVTAAVNPGLFFCQMVHVKTDLWQMSKKLAAICELRTEEQNGKTPENLGQLCAVKRKDGNWYRGFLQFLPVNSQVRVLFIDYGFSESVKVEDVHRLPPNFYSSPIMAFPCALSSLTNQDTATKTEQLDLLKAGLLGEVLEVEISGFDEEQHLYTITFTGSEDRHVGKEPSEKLPSEPVIDPEKASPQGGFGYYETVMGEALGTTLAAEEVQVGSVFVGYVEHAQDPNHFWIRTQRRNDEFEEMMGKMADYFSEVKLDEDILLNPEVGAMCCALYEKDMHFYRGVVTDTLEHGAEVLFIDFGNIEKVPHMLIKNIPKAFASQSAFAVCCTLANVFPSDDFWSSVTCDSFRKAVSDRALLVRVVQIKKNKFAVDLYEIGSDKSITELLVSLDLAEYFPTVRATGKSKRLKCTVTSDISGKSKQWEKCKQKENLFKNEIDKVQPTASFKTLNIKPGFEFAVRCPCINSPSDFWCQHRDKVPALEKLMEEVQQYYSAHKVPLQPGESCCVVKSPQDGRWYRGFIIGKQKGHVAVVLADYGSIIQVREHSLQAVMPKFLCLEGQAFRCSLYDVTEPADHRNCGDWSPEACSLLKDFVIDSADGLRCVVVSQLNVKNKGLCNVVFLYNAKTQESVANTFIKQGLAVQTSVSTKQHSAMFPESFVYSSFDLNSGDEEQVFVTHINSQFEIYCHLQRNIDIIEKLERRISDEIEKLMQASTRSVVKKLCLAKYLDGKWYRGSVLPTPSPLHLSVIFVDYGNAKICEKNKVAFIPRDCADLLCTPMQAVRCNLISVPKEELYADAKEWLNAAVLNKLVRAVIRGKREDGSFDVELFDGEININEKVKELVLNLKPKPVAAVSFATSSTKTKGKTRPTKNTNQSIKRKTLPKEKTSTPKVLEGRRNPKMCQKDKNTEVKQQVQNKRNDSAAVRDPRVRRQEERQDAKSKPTQHSEEAETPQFLCLPNKMLSVGFRAQCYVSHIDSVCSFFLQLSEDESAILKMYEDLNSTVLRDSLKTASSLKMNDVALAEFEEDGALYRSVLKTAEDGSCFKVEFVDYGNSAVVRKEKIYPLPTVYRSQPRFSIPCSLLNTSTYENEASFTDAVMEKPLMVDFIHLYGIQWHVKVEILDQEVGLDATFESSCLTVSEASQLSSADTEEEVRSCEQNLSEDICQDEKSVGTMSADEGRNSMPESAPVTLPTKLKVKPFRRLREQHYKKKSRRKTQKRGRTNLILPPTLKARDMENGTVLSVQSNGSFYITLSRSSNLLMALERLVSDNICKCRTVDEDDIKQGLKCLVQVEDNRWQRAVVLHVNEEKSKVFLVDHGITKDIPSGSIRHQSGDLAKFPNLAVLCKMNSFGFGESEDACKYWWETLQTLIGTEVRLVFVRHSEDDHLWMVEIVMSGLFLTHQIKASLQQFGEKTPSPAETQREGTGEKKGLVSDRSAPQRLVCAPLDTDRAYSGFAAAVTSPFEFCVILDDLFPIENKVSIMLDNLSEPTAPLPDAHLVPGTCCMLKSDSRNKWCRAVIVHVDAAVGLRLVDYGDYECIPYCDVSKLKQLLVEPTKLPKVTCSCVLRGVEPVGADGQWTSEAVVFFRQCLYQKTLQISFTEFVSNSHWKVDILADGVHVAKELVVAGHANYVDVLLGLRFQMESSSKPLPQGPEGEEEEGPEGEEEEGPEGEEEEGSEVEDIDGPERKMSVSADSRSSQCFLM, encoded by the exons ATGCAGTCCCTGCTGTGCACAGATCATGAAAA GTCACAAGATTCGGGTCCATCAGCGACATGTGCTCTTTGGCCGGTGGACCTCAGGTTGACTCACCTGGATTGGAGCCCCGAGGCCACCCTGATACACTTCCAGGGACAGTACCTCACCACGTGTGAACTCGACTATAACATCTTGCAGAGAGAAATCCAGAACGTACCAAAGTCGAGAGCTGCGGTGGATATCGGAGAGTTTTGCCTGGTAGAAGATCTGACTTCAGCTCGATGGTTCAGAGGAAGAGTTCAGAACCGAAAGGAGGACTTGTTCGATGTGTTCCTCATAGATTACGGCAACGTTTTGAGCGTCGACATCGCCCACATATCTTCCTGCTCAAATGACCTGTTGTTCCTGCCTCCAAAAATAGTTTGTGGCTTTCTTTCAAATGTGCTGCTTCTTCAGAGTTGCTCTCATTCTTTCGTGGACTATTTGTCAAGCCTGACTGGCAAAAGTATCAAAGGTTTCATGCAAGCCGTCCTTCCTCACAGTGTCATCCTGTTGGAAGCTCTCGACATCAACAACGACCTGGTTCAACATGGCTTTGGGAGGCATGTGGACACAGATACCTTCCTCCTCTTGGTTGAGATGCTTACAGATATGCCACTCAAACAGAACATACCGCCACCTCCTGACTTAATCATCGATAAGTCAagacaacaacaatttagcttCAAATCATACAGCTTGAAGGGATATAAAGACTTTTTGTCTTTCTGTGGGCCCAGATTGAGTTGTGGGACAAGTGCTAAAGTGCGAGTGACCGCTGCTGTAAACCCTGGGCTGTTTTTCTGTCAGATGGTCCATGTGAAGACTGATCTCTGGCAAATGTCAAAGAAATTGGCTGCGATTTGTGAGCTCAGAACAGAAGAACAGAATGGAAAGACTCCAGAGAACTTGGGTCAGCTGTGCGCCGTTAAAAGAAAAGATGGGAACTGGTACAGAGGCTTTCTGCAGTTCCTCCCAGTCAACTCTCAAGTAAGAGTTTTGTTCATCGACTACGGATTCTCCGAGTCTGTCAAAGTGGAAGACGTCCACAGGTTGCCACCTAATTTTTATTCGTCACCCATCATGGCGTTTCCATGCGCTCTTTCCTCACTGACCAATCAGGACACGGCAACCAAAACCGAGCAGTTGGATTTGCTCAAGGCGGGCTTGCTCGGAGAAGTGTTGGAGGTGGAGATCAGTGGTTTCGATGAGGAGCAGCATCTTTACACCATCACTTTTACTGGTTCTGAAGACAGACATGTGGGAAAAGAGCCCAGTGAAAAGCTTCCCAGTGAGCCAGTTATTGACCCTGAAAAAGCGTCGCCTCAGGGAGGCTTCGGGTACTATGAGACGGTCATGGGCGAAGCTTTGGGCACAACGCTGGCAGCGGAGGAGGTGCAGGTGGGCTCCGTCTTTGTGGGCTACGTGGAGCACGCACAGGATCCAAATCACTTCTGGATCAGAACGCAAAGACGCAATGATGAGTTTGAGGAAATGATGGGAAAAATGGCAGATTACTTCAGTGAAGTGAAGCTGGATGAAGATATTCTGTTGAATCCAGAGGTTGGGGCAATGTGTTGCGCACTTTATGAGAAAGACATGCATTTCTACAGGGGTGTAGTGACCGACACTCTGGAGCACGGAGCTGAAGTTCTCTTTATTGACTTTGGGAACATTGAAAAAGTGCCCCACATGTTGATCAAGAACATACCCAAGGCGTTTGCCAGCCAATCAGCTTTTGCCGTTTGTTGCACTCTTGCTAATGTCTTTCCTTCGGATGACTTCTGGTCCAGCGTCACATGTGACTCTTTCAGAAAAGCGGTGTCAGACAGAGCCTTGCTCGTCCGTGTTGTCCAgatcaagaaaaacaaatttGCCGTTGACCTCTATGAGATTGGAAGCGATAAAAGCATCACTGAGCTCTTGGTCTCTCTGGATCTTGCTGAATACTTTCCCACGGTACGTGCAACGGGAAAGAGTAAACGCTTAAAATGCACTGTGACGTCAGACATCAGTGGAAAGTCGAAGCAGTGGGAGAAATGCAAACAGAAAGAGAATTTGTTCAAAAATGAAATTGACAAAGTTCAACCTACAGCTAGCTTCAAAACGTTGAATATCAAGCCTGGGTTTGAGTTTGCTGTGCGCTGCCCCTGCATCAACTCGCCATCAGATTTCTGGTGCCAGCATCGAGATAAAGTTCCAGCTTTGGAGAAACTGATGGAAGAGGTCCAGCAATATTACTCGGCTCACAAAGTCCCCCTCCAGCCAGGCGAGTCCTGTTGTGTTGTCAAGTCACCTCAAGATGGCCGCTGGTACAGGGGCTTCATCATAGGAAAACAGAAGGGTCATGTTGCAGTGGTGCTGGCCGACTATGGCTCGATCATCCAAGTCAGAGAGCACAGTCTCCAGGCAGTGATGCCAAAATTTCTTTGTTTGGAAGGACAAGCTTTCAGGTGCAGCCTTTACGATGTGACCGAACCCGCAGACCACAGGAACTGTGGGGATTGGAGTCCAGAAGCGTGTAGCTTGCTGAAAGATTTCGTAATCGACAGCGCAGACGGTCTGAGATGTGTAGTTGTCTCCCAGttaaatgtgaaaaacaaaggGCTGTGCAATGTTGTTTTTCTCTACAACGCCAAAACACAGGAGAGCGTAGCAAATACATTCATAAAACAGGGACTCGCAGTACAAACATCTGTGTCAACAAAGCAGCACTCGGCAATGTTTCCCGAGTCTTTCGTCTACTCTTCGTTTGATCTAAACTCAGGAGATGAGGAACAAGTCTTCGTCACCCACATTAACAGTCAGTTCGAGATCTACTGCCATCTCCAGAGAAACATCGACATCATTGAGAAGCTTGAAAGGAGAATCTCGGATGAGATTGAAAAACTGATGCAAGCCAGTACGAGATCTGTTGTGAAGAAGCTGTGTCTGGCAAAATATTTAGATGGCAAGTGGTACCGCGGCTCGGTTCTGCCCACTCCGTCGCCTCTGCATCTCAGCGTGATTTTTGTGGACTACGGAAACGCAAAGATTTgtgagaaaaataaagttgcgTTCATTCCCCGAGACTGTGCGGATCTGTTGTGCACACCGATGCAGGCTGTGAGGTGCAACCTCATTTCGGTACCCAAGGAGGAGCTCTATGCTGACGCCAAAGAATGGCTAAATGCTGCCGTCCTCAACAAGCTGGTGAGAGCCGTCATCCGTGGAAAGAGGGAAGATGGTTCGTTTGATGTCGAGCTGTTTGACGGAGAGATCAACATCAACGAGAAGGTGAAGGAGCTCGTCCTCAATCTTAAACCCAAACCAGTGGCAGCCGTTAGTTTTGCCACAAGCAGCACGAAGACTAAAGGTAAAACCCGgccaacaaaaaacacaaatcaatcaatcaagcGCAAGACTCTACCCAAAGAGAAGACCTCTACGCCTAAAGTCCTCGAGGGCAGAAGAAATCCCAAAATGTGTCAAAAGGACAAGAACACGGAAGTAAAACAACAAGTTCAGAATAAAAGAAACGACTCTGCCGCTGTAAGAGACCCCCGTGTGAGGCGCCAAGAAGAGCGCCAAGATGCAAAATCAAAGCCAACGCAGCACAGCGAGGAAGCAGAAACACCCCAGTTCCTGTGTTTGCCCAACAAGATGTTGAGTGTAGGCTTCAGGGCACAATGTTACGTGTCCCATATCGACTCCGTTTGCAGCTTCTTCCTGCAGCTGTCGGAGGATGAATCCGCCATCTTGAAAATGTACGAAGATCTCAACTCAACTGTTTTGAGGGATTCTTTGAAGACGGCGTCATCGTTAAAAATGAATGATGTTGCTTTGGCTGAGTTTGAGGAGGATGGGGCTTTGTATCGTTCAGTTCTGAAGACCGCAGAAGACGGTTCCTGTTTCAAGGTAGAGTTTGTGGACTATGGGAACTCTGCGGTCGTTAGGAAGGAAAAGATCTATCCTCTGCCAACGGTGTATCGCTCTCAGCCAAGATTCAGTATCCCGTGCTCACTGCTGAACACGAGCACATATGAAAATGAGGCTTCCTTCACTGATGCTGTGATGGAGAAGCCTCTCATGGTTGACTTCATTCATCTATACGGGATTCAGTGGCACGTCAAGGTCGAGATTCTTGATCAGGAGGTTGGACTTGATGCCACGTTTGAAAGCAGTTGTTTAACTGTAAGTGAAGCGTCTCAGTTGAGTTCAGCCGACACTGAAGAGGAGGTGAGATCCTGTGAACAGAACCTCAGCGAGGACATTTGCCAGGATGAAAAGTCTGTGGGAACCATGTCTGCCGATGAAGGTAGAAACTCGATGCCTGAGTCAGCACCTGTGACCCTGCCCACCAAACTGAAAGTCAAACCCTTCAGACGCCTGAGAGAGCAACACTACAAAAAGAAGAGTCGCAGAAAAACCCAAAAGAGAGGTCGCACAAACTTAATCCTTCCTCCAACTCTTAAAGCCAGAGACATGGAGAATGGGACAGTTCTGTCGGTCCAGAGTAACGGCAGTTTTTACATCACACTTAGCAGGTCCAGCAACTTGCTCATGGCCTTGGAAAGACTTGTATCTGACAACATCTGCAAGTGCAGGACAGTTGATGAAGATGATATCAAACAAGGCCTCAAGTGCTTGGTCCAAGTAGAGGACAACAGGTGGCAAAGAGCTGTTGTTTTGCATGTAAATGAGGAAAAATCGAAGGTGTTCCTGGTGGATCATGGAATAACAAAAGACATTCCAAGTGGCTCCATTCGACACCAGAGTGGAGACTTGGCAAAGTTCCCGAACCTTGCAGTGTTGTGCAAGATGAACAGTTTTGGGTTCGGTGAGAGTGAGGACGCTTGCAAATACTGGTGGGAGACCCTCCAAACGCTCATAGGCACCGAGGTCAGGCTGGTGTTTGTGCGGCATTCTGAGGACGACCACCTTTGGATGGTTGAAATCGTCATGAGTGGACTGTTCCTCACCCATCAAATCAAGGCCTCGCTGCAGCAGTTTGGAGAGAAGACCCCATCACCTGCTGAAACCCAAAGGGAGGGCACAGGAGAAAAGAAAGGACTCGTTTCAGACAGAAGCGCCCCACAACGGCTCGTCTGTGCACCTCTTGATACAGACCGGGCGTATTCTGGCTTTGCTGCCGCAGTCACGTCTCCCTTTGAGTTCTGCGTCATTCTTGACGATTTGTTTCCCATCGAGAACAAAGTATCCATTATGTTGGACAACCTGTCGGAGCCAACGGCTCCACTTCCCGATGCCCACCTGGTCCCAGGAACCTGCTGCATGCTGAAATCAGACTCCAGAAACAAGTGGTGTCGGGCCGTAATCGTGCACGTGGACGCCGCAGTAGGCCTCAGGCTCGTGGATTACGGTGATTACGAATGCATCCCGTATTGTGATGTCTCCAAGCTAAAGCAGCTTCTGGTGGAGCCAACAAAGCTCCCAAAGGTGACCTGCTCCTGTGTCCTGAGGGGGGTGGAGCCAGTTGGTGCCGACGGACAGTGGACCAGCGAGGCGGTGGTCTTCTTCCGGCAGTGCTTGTACCAGAAGACCCTCCAGATCTCCTTCACAGAGTTTGTGTCCAACTCACACTGGAAGGTGGACATTCTGGCAGACGGCGTCCATGTTGCTAAAGAGCTAGTTGTTGCCGGACACGCCAACTACGTGGACGTCCTTCTGGGACTCAG GTTCCAGATGGAGAGTTCCTCTAAACCTCTTCCTCAAGGCCCTGaaggtgaggaagaggagggccCTGaaggtgaggaagaggagggccCTGaaggtgaggaagaggagggctcTGAAGTTGAGGACATTGATGGACCCGAGAGGAAGATGTCAGTCAGCGCTGATTCAAGATCAAGCCAAT